The DNA segment acaagagGCCTGGAATTGAGCTGGAGATAAAttcagaaagataaaagaaatcactgttttaataaatgaatCTGTAATGTGTTCAAGACTGCTACAGAGTAACTGAACTCGGTGAATAAGAactgggttttttgtggggagGGATCAGCTGCTGGAGTTGCACTCTTGTCCTGTGTCACAGGTTCTGCCACACGATAGCATATGTTGGCTGCTATCATAGAGCACTGGCTTAGTTGTGGTCCCCAGCTGGATCTTGGTGTACTTACTGTGGCCATAAAATTCAACGGATCTCGTTACAAAAGTCTAATCGCTACCTCAGTTTAGAATGTAACATTTACACAgcatttaaaagatgaaagTAAGCGGCTCAGGTATTATTGATGTCAGTCTGTGATGCGGTGCATGCAGAAAAATATGACAAAGAATGacctcaaaaaaataaaaaacatttacaggCAAAACTAACAGTAAACTGCAATAAGGACGAGTTACCCAGTCTCTCACGACCTTGTcagctttccctgcagctgTTACCTGGCTGAACCAGAAACTAACCCAGAGAAACTGCAAGTTCTCTTCTCGGCTCTGAGACTTCTTCCACTTACACTCTCATTTTGCAATACAGCTTTGAAGGTTAAAAACATGTTGCTGAGTTAACAGCCAGAGGCTCAGAATCACTgtttcagctggaaagaaacCCCTTTTTTAGGTGATGTCACACCAGGAGCTCCTCAACCTGAGGACTTCAGAGCCGAATCCTGTGCCCCAGCTAATCTTCTGGACCTGAAAGGAGGGGGAAATTACCACTGCCCTTGATGCCAGGGATGGAAAAAATCTGCCTTAAATATACACATTGCCATCTTGACCATCGAGGAGACATCTCGGTAAGATGCGTTCACCATGCCACAAACGTATCAAAGTATGTGTGTTTAAACTGAGCAACTGGATGATCAGTGTTCCAACACTTCATAGCCTGGGGCTCTGAGATGATCGGTATAGTCGGTGAtccctccctctcttttctctttacCTGATCTGGAACAAGCTCTGTACTTTTCACCTCACCCCTCTTTTTGCCCATCTTCTCGCCCTGGTGAGTATCCAGCACCCGGGTCTTTCCACTCCTTTCCTCAGCTTCCCAAAACATGACcaacttggaaaagaaaaataattacgACAGCCATTCCAATGGCTACAGTGGCAAATACTCCCCTCTGCTACATTCTCAGGAAATGAGTGGGTGGCAGAGCATCCTCCGCTTGGACCTCTCAGTCAGCAGTTTGTGAGCCTCTGCAACACGGCAGTAAagccagccagggcaggggaaggtgcGACACCacggctgctgctgagcctgcatgtctccctccagctcctcacCTGCCAGACCTGCTCTCCACCTGAAGACCACTTGCATATAACCTGCTCTCTATCAGACCTGTAGGTACAGTTCAGCCTTTTGATCGATTCCAGGCAACTCTACCTGACCCCAGCAGCTTCTATACAGGTAAcagtagaaagaaaacattttcttagcTGGAAATATATGTAAACAAAATATCAGAATACCTACTCAGCTAAGCCTCATTAGAATGATGATACGTATCTTGTTCTAAAAGTTTCCATTGATACACGTGATTAATCAAGGAATGCCTGATACGTTTCTAATGTATAAAAGACATTCACATAAACCTGTAGCACATCCTCTCAAGATGCTGATGTTTCTCAGGGTCAACAGGAATCACGTCCTCATGCATTACTGCAGGATCATTTTGTTAATGCCTTTCCTCAGAAATTTCatttatgaaagaaacaaactgtTCTGCGTTCTGCAGACACTTAAAACTCTTTAAGCTCCATTAGCATTAAGATTATCAGTTCAAATTTTGATCTATCTTAATTCTATCCTAATGTTTAGCCTTATTTCctatgaaaatacagtttattcAATCAGTCTGAGCTTTGCTAATCCCCTCCAGTAACTTCTGAATCCTTTGGCAGAATCCAAAACCACCTGACTGAGAGATGATTACGTTTCTGCCAATTCCCGCAAACAGGCAGCTGTGTAAAAACGAGTCTAAGTGTTTCACTTCATAGATAGACGCAAAATAATTCTGCACATTTCCAGACATCAGAAAATCTACACTGATGAACCAGTCTTTGTGCCTTAACTGCAGCAAAAAATTGAAACTAAACTCCTTCCCAGATATCAGCCAACTAACCAGGAGACATAAGTCTGCAGAAACTAGAATTTACTAATTCCAACATTCCCAAAACGACTTACAATCGTACTGTACCATCCAGACAATAGTTGAATTATCTGTCTTCCCAGATGTTAGAATTTACGTAATCAATTATCACCAGACAAGCAGCAACACTACCAACTTAACAAAAATATGGATGAACAAAGAttataaaaaaactttttcaggTTATCAAGCATTTGCTATTAGACACAGTTAACTCAGACCACTGAAATTCCAGGAGGAATTGGACCCAGGTTTTAGCTTCAGCCTACTCTGCCAGTGGATTTAAGATTGAAATTTGAACTCCTCCCAGTCTGGCAGTATTATATTTTGCTGGCTGATCCACTGTCATTTCTTAAAGAAGACCTATCCTTGTATTACTAAAGTAACAGCCTTAAATATAAGTCTATgtagaatgttttatttatgtgtaaaaataaaaagtcattgTCCTTTTCAAAAGGTCTCTTTAAATATGAAACATGCCAGAAAAACTGTCTTAGATAGCTGGGTTTTATCTACAGATTATTAGAAACTCAgcaacaaaatttaaaaatatcagttataaaaaaaccccacccagaTAAACACCGGATCAAAGAAAGACTGTTGTAATTAATGATTCTAATTGATTTTCTGCCACCAGCATGAACTGTACCACTGTAATAACCTCTGGCTCTTACCTTCCCAACACAAAAGACCAATGTATTTCCACATATATTTGTAATTTATACATGATTTTTACACACATACCTATTCAGACACCATGGATCCTTGCTATAAGCTTAAGAACAATATGAATTTGAGCTTATAATAGAACAAAGTAGTTTCCTGAAGAAAGAACACAAACaaacagggggaaaaaggagaTAATTAAAAGCATTGAGCTCTGAGTCTTCAGGTTAGGAGAGAACTAGAATATGCTCTAGAAAAGTGCACAGAGCTAGGGTAAGAAGTCATCCTCCAGTCAGCTCCCTGGTGAAGTATCAAAGTCTAACATTTTATTATGTAGCGTAATTATGTAACATGTATTACGCTACACAGTGATatcctaacaaaaaaaaccaacaacaacaacaacaaaaaaacaacaaactgaaaaatatgcaagagactatctttttcttaaaacaataCCTGAGAAAGTCCGGTGCTTTGGAAAtcatgttttcaaaatctgCAAATCCTAGTTTCCCGTCACCATCCATGTCAGCTTCTTCTATCACCTTCTCACACACCAGAGtgatttcttctgctgttaGCTCTTCTCGGGTCAGCTtattgagggttttttccaagtCTGATTTACAAATGAAGTTATCTGTGTTAAAATCTAAACAATAAAAGAACCAAAGAAAAGATCACCAACAACTCTCATATTCCTTTACTTCAAACAAAAAGGCACACAAAAGCGCAGTACCGTAGATCTTAAAGGCATAGATTGCTTTCAGCTCTCTGGGAGCCATTTCACTGAGCACAGAGAACATATCCACAAAATCGTTGAAGCTGAGGCTCCCCTCTCCATCTTCTGAGAAAGACTCCACAATCCTTTCCTTGAAGGGATTCTCCTGTGAAAAACAGATACATCTTAATTTTAGTATTTGGAAGATCAAAACACCTGCCAACTCCCTGTTAATGAGCATTTAATTCCATGGTTAGCTCTCtgaagacaacttttttttttccttccaaaaatgcACCTAAAAAGTCACATTTACAGGCATCAGCAgactgtgctgctgcacagccccactTCTCGCCCCGAGCGTCTCAGCTCCGCTCTGAGCCATGCTCTCTGCACTGGTGCTCATCGCGTTTCTCCGGTGTGGAATACGCGCTTCATAATGTCAGAGCAAAGGTACTGAGAGTGTGAAGAGGGTAAAGGCACTGAGAGCGTGAAGAGCACTTGCCCGTAACGGGTTCCTGGCAAGGGGTCGGAGGGCCACAGCTCCCACATCAAGAAGCTAACGCACACCAgcagggggtggcaggaggggaaggaaacaggaaCCCCATGGTGGCAAGCCAGCAAAACAAACGGGACCTTTATGCCTTCTGCTGGCACCTGACTGAAGGCTGGAGGAAGAATGAAACCACTTCAAAAAGTATCTGCATTTCACACCTGATTGATGTGGAACTATCAATTGAACCATGTCTGTTCAATAGGGCTGCAGAGTCACATCCCAGTAGAAACTTGTAGAAAAGTCTTCCATTTTCACTCCAATACACGTCCATGCCCAGCCTCGGGTTGAACTGACTACAAATGCCAGAGTTTTAACTGAAATTTCATCTCCAGAGGAGATGGTCCCAAGACCCTTTTCTAGCACCCTTCCAATGCAGCTGCTGTCAAGGCTACTCTGAGTAACACAACAGTCTAAAACCATAAACGCACAAGCAAGCATAAGTAAAGCTGCTTTACGACACTGAAGTCCAAAACAAACATCTTCAGAGTAACAAGACAACATCTTTCCATCAACTATACAAACCCCTAAGATTAATTTGTAGCTGTGTCTATAAAACTGGGAAAATCAATTCAGTTCAGttgaatacaaataaaacacacagacaTCATTTGGGCTGTGAGCAGCATCTCATGGAAGCTGTTCTACAGATCTTATCAAAGCCAAGACACCAATTAACGTGTTGAtcagcaacatggacagtgggatcgagcgcaccctcagcaaatttgccGACcccaccaagctgtgtggttCGGCTGACACGCTGGAGGCAAGGGATGACACCCAGAGGGGCCtggacaggcttgagaggtgggtcAACGCGCATCCCataaagttcaacaaggccaagtgccaggtcctgcatgtgggtcgGGACAAccccaagcacaaacacagggcAGACAATGGATGAGAGCAGCCTGAGGAGAaaagacttgggggtgctggtgtccctgcccatgggggGAGTTGGGACtagatctttaaggtcccttcccacccaaaccattctatgatgcTATGATCTCCTATAAATGTAAACAACTTTCATGGTAGCGTATAGTTCATGATTTTTAATATGcatgcataattttatttaactttaaaagAAGCAGCGTTGTGAAAGCTCAGACTTCAATCATATatccatttaatttctttttttctgtaagttcaATTAGCTAACGGGTATTCATAAACCATCCAATCATTTCACATTACTTTTCAtaaaacagctgtattttagaGGTAaatgaccagaaaaaaatcttatttttcagtttacttGAATTCTTTCTTGATAACCCACACATGGAACAGATGCACCTACAGAACACATTTTCTGCACACCTGTGGAGACTAAAAAAGTACAAGCAGCATGGACAAAGCAGAGTTACATGAATAGATTGACATTTTGTATTAATGTAGTAAATAAATGTAATGTAGTAAATAAAGTAATCATCTTAAAGGAGCATGAAGTACCTTACAAAAGTATTGGGCTGCTTatgcagctgcctctgaagtGAAACTCAACAACTGCTAAATAGTGTGCAGTAGCTTACAACAAAAGCTGAAGATAAAGATGTTCAACTGAAATCACACGGAGAACTTGGAAGCGTAATGAAATTTGTCACCCACACAGAGATAACatttaagatacatttttttatagtcgcaaataattaaaaactttcAAGGATTCTTGTTAAAAGACAAGCATAACATACGCAAGCTTAAGTTCTCTAAGAGAAATGGGAGGTGTGACTGTGCATGTGGACATTTCGAAGAACATGCAGTTCTGGGGAGCAGCCTGCCTTCCTTCTCCAGGTGACCGGTCATGGCGTGGACTCACGCCACAGGATGACCCTTTGCCGCGTCCAGTTCCAGGACGCAAGTACAGAGAAGTGGCCAGCCATTTGTGGGGTACAGGGCACGGACTGACCAGGCCTGTACCGCACCTACACCTATTTGTCAAGTCACGTCACCCAGCAAATCTAAGAACAAGTCTCTGTGAACATCCCAGCTGGAACTTTGAGGTACTTTTTCACAGAGGCTATACTGGCCATTCACATCCTCCAAGAGCATACCTGATCCTGGCAGAAGGTTTCTACTTAATGATACCAAAGCATTCAGGATACATCAGCTATCTAATGAGATGTCTCTGCGTCTTGCTGTTTGCATTCTAGGACTACTTCTGTGGTAGAAAATAGCTGGAGCCTGGCAGAAGGCAAATACCCATCTACTGACAAACCATGTAAGCGTGCGTGTCGATCTTCTGAGGATGGCTGAGGTCTGAGAAGCAGGCATTGGAAGCGTAATTCCATGAGACAATCAAGATTCAAAATTCACCGCTGAATGCCAAGATTTCTCCAGCCTTTCTGCCTCAGATGACAGCCAGGAATCAGGCTGTTTTAATGGATAGGTGAAGTAGGGACCACAGGGCCGTCAGCTCAAATGACAGCCCATTAAAGCAGTCAATACTAAATTCAAATTGTCCTGCAGGATTCAATGACTGAAGTAATTCCACAGTAAGGAGCATGCCTACAGATGTCAAAGGGAAGGAGATTAACGAGCTCACTGTGCTCTGAGCTGAATACTTCAGGCTGAGATCACTGctcacatgaagaaaaaaacagcccaaggaaaaaattaaaaaagagattaaatagTGTAGAAAAGAGGgattcctgaaaataaaaagacaacagCCTCAAAAAAACAGCAGGGTCACATCTCTCAAAGAGTCTCAGAATGAAAAACAACACCTCAGAATTAGCCAGATGGCTGAGAGAAAGTAATTGTAAAAGGATCCGTAACGATCGCTCACATCATGTACATGATGTGTAGAGGAGGTATAGCAGGTGTGCATCTGAGAGTACTGCTGAAGCCGAAGTATCTGACTTGAGTGCTTGATAGACCTGTTTGTGCTGTGAATATACAGACAGACAGACGAGGGGAACGATTCTATTGTTTCAAATTGTCAGTTTACTGATAAGCCAAAGTAAGTTTCACTGGGGCTGAAACACATGCAAAAGGCCCGCTCTCTTCCTAAAGGCACATTAAAAATTAGTGTCTTTGTTGAATGTTTAATATTAGAGAATGCTAATCATCAGAATGGATGAGAAAagatgttagaaaaaaataccttttctatttctaaaatactatattgctttctttagaaaaaacCTCATCAGAACCATGTGTCATGGTAACAGTTGTAAACTGACATCTTGGAGGCAGCATTGGGTAACGAACAGGGAATACACAGATGCAAATATCCCTATCAGCAGTGAATATCAAACCCAGGACTTTCTGCATGAGAAATGCTAGGCGTGATCTCCTGGACTGAATAAACATATTGCAGTTGCATAAGATGAGCTGTCTATTTGGCATGTCAGAGATCTTGAAAACACAAATGAATTAACAATGAATTAAATGGACCTAAGCATACTTCTTAAATAACTCTTTGCCAAATGGATCTCTAAaacctaaatgaaaaataaaatctttcctcatattgatttctttcctttaactTTCTCATATTATGTGTCTTCAGGCAGTATATCTGTGGCTTACACAATGGAAAGTATTAGCTTACCTTCAGAGATACTTTTCACATCCTTTCTGTAATTTCATTACCTCTACTCCAAAGAGCACAGATTAGGGTTCCAtcatatttaaaggaaaagccaTGGGGGAAGGGAGTAAAGGGGGAAATTATACTGTTCCTTCCTAGGTTGTTTTCCCTTAAGCActaattgtttaaaaaatgtatctttttaaaactaGAAACTTGCACTTGTCTTgttaaaaagcttttactgCCCTGTCACAACAAAAAGGAGAGGGGAGATAGAAACCATGAAGAATTGTTACAACTAAAactctgctgttttgcagattGATGTAGCGGTTTGAGAGAATCCTCCTAAATGTGCCATCCATCTTTTTAACGATCACTTCTTCTACTCAGATGATTGTGTTTCTGTAGAGTTTTTGAGTGTCACATAGCATCTATTCCGACATACAGACCTAGAACACCACAGAATAAACCATAACCATTAGTTTTCTAAGAAACTATTCTAAAGTTTATTCCTAAGAACGCGGCTAAATCTTACCAAGCCACTTGttcttttcccctgccctgTAGTTCCCCTCACAGGCTCTAGGAAAGCCCCGCACTGACCTTCTGCCCTCTCCATTCTGGAGATGAATGGATTTAATGCACTGCACCCTATTTTCACAAGCAGACTGCATTGTGGAAATAGGAGGTTGCAAGTAAAGGTGTAAGATAGGCCAAGATAACTAAGCCAGAGATGCTGGACAGTCATTACAAAATGCTTCTCAGTTTTATATCCACAGAAACACGATGAGCAGTTTCTCTGTTGTACTTGAACCCAAGTCCCCACTGACAATAGGGAGGATATTTACACGCACAAAGCAGCCTGCTTTGCAGACTACTGAAAGCCAGAATTCCTTTCAATGCTTTAATCAGGACTTGTTCAGAACTGATCAGAAGCAAATCTTTCTCAGATTTTCAGGAATTATTcctaaaaaatcagaaattaactCTTACCAGCCAaactttaatataaaaatggCTAAACTGTTCATTACCACACCTCCACAGGAGAGACTGGTGCTTTGGAAGGGAAGCATGAAGTGTCCCTGGAGCAgagaaaagcacatttctttGTTGGCtttaggtttattttttgcttttcttcttaaaatcgatttttttttcatgtgtagaTATTATATTCACATCATTAAAATTCTCTGCAGTGCCTACAGGGTACTGATTAAGAAAACCCTGCACAAACCCAGGTGAAgatacagcttaaaaaaaaaaaaaataatcacatcaTTCTGTCAGAATGCAGAAACGTTAAGACAGTCCAGCAGTAAGCTTAGCTCTCTACTGAAGGCTGCACTACGGTCACAACAGCCAAATAACAGATGATTCCAGTTGCATATGGAATTGCTTAAGTATTACAGAACATGACAGTGTATCATGGGAACATACGGTATTTTACAAAAACTGGTTCACTAATGATAGCAGGAAACTGCAGATGATATGGGTAAAGCCCATAAGCAGGTACAGCACTGGAGGTCACGGAGGGAAAATGGCCCTCGCCTACTGCACTTGCAGGGCACGTGGTTGAGACACACAATTAAAAAGGGGCTCCAGAGCAGCAAGAAGAGAGGTCTGAAAGGGGTAACATATCCACCCAGTCCTAAGGAGGAACACCAGGATGCAGAGACAAGGAAGCTGGGACGAGCCGCAGGTGAAGCGTGGCCAGAGCAGGGGGGGTGGGAGCAGCATCAGCCTGCCCGCTCGGCGCCACTGCCTGCTGCACGGAGAACTCTGGAGACTCACTGAAGCCGCTTCTAAAATTCCATCCTGTTACCACTGCAGGATGTGTTTTCATTCTATTTTGAAGCGAGTCAACATGCATTCCTGTATAAACTTACGAAAAATGGGGTGCAGGCATCGGTTCCGAACATACGACAGAGCCCCAGTGCCCCACGTGCCCTCCCGCGCCCTGGAGCAACTCCCGGGCCTGCGGCCGTCCTGTCCCGGTGGCGCGTGGAGCCATGAGCTGCCCCACTCGCTGCCGCGGCTGGTGACCAGGCCTGCGAGCGTCAACCCAGTCACCGCACCAGCCAGAAGAAGAAAGCCGCCAGCTCCAAAGGGAGTGGAATGAAATGGGTTCCCCTCCAGGAAGGCCTTTGGCgaccagctcctgccaggggGCCGCTCTGCACCACCATGACCAGAGACCGGCCACACGCTGCTCTGAGAGCCCTGATAGCCAGGGACGTGTGTGTCACAGAGAGGGTGGCCGCCTGCCGCCTCTACAGACCAtacaccagctctgccaccgGGCGACATCCCCACATCCAGCTCTCTGAAAAGGACAGGGATAACGGGagcaaaatcagttttgttttgaaaagaaatcacttttgCTTTCTATGTGGCTTCATACCAAACAGCTCATACCACTGCCACAATTTCACAGTATTAATTGCTGCACTCATGGGCACCCACATGCTCTGAATTTCCAAGGCTGCTGCCCGTGTAACCAAGTTTGTCAAAATTAAGAGAGCAGAGACTGCAGTGGAACAGATGGAGCAAAGCAACTCTGTTACTTTGCTGTAACGGTAGACCTAATCAACTGAAAGTATCTACCCcgtctttatttatttacttcttgtCCTGACTTTCAACTTTTAAGAACCCCGAGTCAGTGAATAATTCATTACCAATTAAAGTGAGTGCGCGTCCGTGGCGGAGGCACCCGGCCCCTCGGCCAGACTAGCAGTGCTTTGGTACAGGCTGCAGAGGGGGCGCAGGCCCGAGGGGCAGTGGGCCCAGGAGTGCCCCGGGGAGCCCCCAGGCCGCAGGGGGACATGGCGGCCATCGGCGCATACGAGCCCGGGGCACCCATTGTGCCATCAACACACCAACAGccagcagcttttccaaaacTCATGTATCGAGGCACAAAGAGACGGGTGCAGGGAGTCCCACACACACCTTCCCATCACGCCATCTGACCAGCCGCAAACTGCTCCACCCACAGACAGAGCAGCCTGAGCGCCTTCTGCCAGCAACCCCTGCATGGCGGCcacctcccctgcagccaggaCACCTCTCACGGTTGCTCCTCAAGGCAGAGACACCTTCTACCAGTGACAGGTCTTTGGACTAGCCCAGCTTGAGTTGTCCCCAAACTGCAACTGGACTACGTGCAGGTGACCCTCCCCTGGCACTGGGACACTGCTCACCATTGGAGATTCCTCACCCGAGACGCATTCCTTACCCAAGGCAGAGAGACTTCTTATTCACAACGGATCCTCAGAAAGCAAACGAGAGCATGCTGAATTAATACTGCTGAAACTTTACTTAATATTATTACAAACTTTGCATATATAAACCTTTAGACATAAACCGTTGACCAAACCTGGGATGAAGGCTGATACAGCCACAGCCAGACCCTCCCTAGGAGCTCAGAAAGAAAGCAGGCCGTTCCAAACCTCGTGACTCAACGGGAGGGTCTTCCTCACTGTTTGTGTTCCCGGTCTCTGCATAGATCGTTCTAGCTCGACTCTAACTCAAATCTCCTTTGTGTGCTTCCTCCATGTAGTAAGTAACAGGGTGAACCCTGCCATCAAGCTCCGTTAAGTTGCACTTTTACAACGTCACATTAAAACCACTTTCGCTAATTCCTTTGACTGTGATTCTTTAAGTGATCTAAATCACTCATCCGTCACAAACTGGCACAGTCAGCAGGATCCTAGATCAGGATCCACGACAAATTGGCACAGTTGGCAGGGTGGCAAGTAATATCACTGATTACTTACGGAAGCATGAAATAAGTCCAGAATTCTCAGAAGAACGGGCTCATGATAACTGGTATGCCTGGCAAGCTATGGACAAACAGCCAAAGGTCGCCAGGCTTTTATAAAGGATCACAGACCCCATTATAGCAGAACAGGGTTTTGCTGAACTTACCATAACCTATGCCAAACTGGCCCTGACAGACCCAGGAGACCTTTGCTGTTCAGCTGAACTGCATCGTAAAAGTCAGAACAAAGATACTCTGAGTGGAAAAAGGGACTTTTGTCTTTAGTCCAAGCAGTTAAACAAGTTGAGGCACTAAGGGATCACCacagaaaaaccccaccaaagcttgtcttgttttccttttccaggaaTGACACCGAGGAATGACAGCAGCCCATACTCCCTGGAGATTGGGTTAACCATCGAAGGACTGCTTATCCTCCTGGCAGGAGCAATCACCGCCAGCAGGAACCCAGTCCAGTTCACACAGCAACAGGCTCGACCCACAGGGCACAGACCCTCACTCCTTTTATTTATGCTAATCAATATGGCAGCTATAGTATGTTCCACACCACACGTATCTCAGTTGTGGCTGCAATCTGCTGGAACAGCAGTTATAAGGGAAGGCGATGAGGGCATCTTGCCCCCTGAGATTCAAAAGGTAACCTGGGATTACACAACTAAATTTGCAAGGGAATGGCAGCCCTGGTGGCATCTAGTTCACTCCACTGATAACCCCACGGACAGTAAAGCCACAGCTTTTGTTCTGACAATACGCAATGCTT comes from the Falco cherrug isolate bFalChe1 chromosome 7, bFalChe1.pri, whole genome shotgun sequence genome and includes:
- the CIB2 gene encoding calcium and integrin-binding family member 2 is translated as MGNKQTIFTDEQLDAYQDCTFFTRKEILRLHGRYHEMAPNVVPMDYTKDPDVKLPMQLIINMPELKENPFKERIVESFSEDGEGSLSFNDFVDMFSVLSEMAPRELKAIYAFKIYDFNTDNFICKSDLEKTLNKLTREELTAEEITLVCEKVIEEADMDGDGKLGFADFENMISKAPDFLSTFHIRI